A single window of Synechocystis sp. PCC 7509 DNA harbors:
- a CDS encoding ParM/StbA family protein, translating to MDLLLTIDPGSSLTKMIYRILGEISFQAELFCMEPELLGVTRESIQSYESGRINSPSPENEAWVQFKDEYYAVGFLAKKHFQASVKLSDLKYENAIPKVLAAVGAIAEREGLGTQFRLGLALLLPYGEWEDRERLEKALTSALSDFHFRGKQMTVKLGCFECMPEGGGLVLSRSKKLGADFNSMVIALVMFGYRDISVVLFERGLSSGATENLGLSWMIERVKRLTSGQKDTQAMLEAIHQSGATVKPKYFKPLARSKKADFRMDEVAQITESVAMARKEYWSRVSDWLSSMIPETTDSVIIGGGTAEYLGSELKSFFSYTQVSWAAELEEDVRLAFNLGANKDAMCLRLTDVYGLSRYLQSSVASSPSVVR from the coding sequence GTGGATTTACTACTGACTATAGATCCAGGGTCATCATTGACGAAGATGATCTACCGCATTTTAGGTGAGATTTCATTTCAGGCTGAGTTGTTTTGTATGGAACCGGAGTTACTAGGAGTCACCCGCGAGTCAATACAATCTTACGAGTCAGGCAGGATTAATAGTCCAAGTCCAGAAAATGAAGCATGGGTACAGTTTAAAGATGAGTATTACGCGGTGGGGTTTCTAGCAAAGAAGCATTTTCAAGCTAGTGTCAAGTTATCAGATTTAAAGTACGAGAATGCTATTCCTAAAGTGTTAGCAGCAGTGGGAGCGATCGCAGAACGGGAAGGATTAGGAACACAGTTCAGGTTAGGATTAGCTTTGCTGTTACCTTACGGGGAGTGGGAAGACAGAGAAAGGTTAGAGAAGGCATTAACTTCAGCATTGTCTGACTTTCACTTTCGCGGCAAACAGATGACGGTGAAGCTGGGATGCTTTGAATGTATGCCAGAAGGTGGTGGGCTAGTGCTATCGCGCAGTAAAAAACTGGGGGCAGACTTCAACTCAATGGTGATAGCGCTAGTGATGTTTGGATATCGAGATATTTCTGTAGTGTTGTTCGAGCGTGGACTATCATCAGGAGCGACAGAAAACTTGGGATTGTCATGGATGATAGAAAGAGTGAAACGTCTAACATCAGGACAGAAAGATACGCAAGCAATGCTGGAGGCAATCCACCAGTCAGGGGCAACAGTCAAACCAAAGTATTTCAAACCATTAGCCAGAAGTAAGAAAGCAGACTTTCGCATGGACGAAGTAGCTCAAATCACAGAATCCGTGGCAATGGCAAGGAAGGAGTATTGGAGTCGAGTGTCTGACTGGCTCAGTAGCATGATTCCGGAGACAACTGACTCGGTGATAATTGGCGGTGGGACGGCGGAATATCTAGGTAGCGAACTAAAAAGCTTTTTTAGCTATACCCAAGTATCATGGGCGGCAGAATTAGAAGAGGATGTCAGGCTTGCTTTTAACTTAGGAGCGAACAAAGATGCGATGTGCTTGCGTCTGACAGATGTTTACGGTCTATCAAGATACTTGCAAAGTTCTGTAGCATCTTCGCCATCGGTAGTTAGGTAG
- the mobF gene encoding MobF family relaxase, with amino-acid sequence MLTLANSNTTQAKTYYKKENYYSQEEAEVNSQWQGQGASGYQLSGAITDLEAYDNIVNGLSPDGKTQLRQKQNHKGKKERAGIDLTFSAPKSVSIACLVGGDTRLEEAHRIAVSQTIDLIESRYAQTRINGQVVKTDNLIVAKWHHDTSRELDPHLHTHCLIMNCTQGPDGKWRSLNNKPFYQNKILLGQIYRNELALECRKLGYEIEPHPKELFEIKGYTREQIEGFSKRHEQIIGKLIEMGAELTTENKAWAWRKTRAKKNHEIRREEKLPYWHEEADLYGIIHPDKAQVVEPTSKEQDEQIAAEIKLAVDVAIEHCSERQVAFTGEDIEKFVIAEVKPFSIHQLEGAIATHPELIKTYDGRRRYTTQTALARELATIKLMQQGKGLCSAIATSETIDSYLADKSLTSGQREAIALTATSTDQFIAWQGVAGAGKTYVLNELKQLIQVLQEVTESGEITLLAGYAPSKEATKVLGKEVGIETNTVASLLLSKQPEEPQPNQLWIVDEAGMLSAKDGYALLQRATAVGARVILVGDTRQLSAVEAGNPFKSLQQAGISTAHLNQSLRQKVPDLQQAASLAAAGNHFDAVQHLLEVGRVQEISELEQRSTLIAQDYLQLSPEQRRTTLVLAGTHKEKAQIMQDLRIGLKQEGTLVGEDAVVTRLKQKDLTTVQARYRHHYNIGDVVIPLREYKRAGLHKDRAYAVCGYESDKLVLSDWSGNQVAVDPMKFRKTVYTQQNIEVCVGEQLRWTREDKQSRRSNRDEFTVLAIEGRTATIRYPNGREESLYLDEPLPLDYAIASTTYSSQGKTADRVLVSSTVDATVSSESVYSSS; translated from the coding sequence ATGTTGACTCTCGCCAACAGTAATACAACTCAAGCTAAGACCTACTACAAAAAAGAGAACTACTACAGCCAAGAGGAGGCTGAAGTTAACTCGCAGTGGCAAGGACAGGGGGCATCGGGATATCAATTATCAGGGGCAATTACCGATTTAGAAGCCTACGACAACATCGTTAATGGTTTAAGTCCTGATGGTAAGACGCAGCTAAGACAAAAACAAAACCATAAGGGCAAGAAAGAACGTGCTGGCATCGATTTAACGTTCTCGGCTCCTAAGAGCGTAAGTATAGCTTGTTTGGTTGGTGGAGATACACGATTAGAGGAAGCGCACCGCATAGCAGTAAGTCAAACCATTGACCTGATTGAGTCGCGGTACGCCCAGACGCGGATAAATGGGCAAGTAGTTAAAACAGATAATTTGATAGTGGCGAAATGGCATCACGACACAAGTAGGGAACTAGACCCACACCTGCATACTCATTGCTTGATTATGAACTGCACCCAAGGACCAGATGGCAAATGGCGCAGTTTGAACAATAAACCTTTTTACCAAAATAAAATCCTTTTAGGGCAAATCTACCGGAACGAACTGGCACTAGAGTGTCGTAAGTTGGGGTATGAGATTGAACCCCATCCCAAAGAGCTATTTGAGATTAAAGGTTATACCAGGGAGCAAATCGAGGGATTCTCCAAACGGCACGAGCAGATCATTGGCAAGCTGATAGAGATGGGGGCAGAGTTAACCACAGAAAACAAAGCGTGGGCGTGGCGCAAGACTAGAGCCAAAAAGAATCACGAGATTAGGCGAGAGGAGAAACTACCTTACTGGCACGAGGAAGCTGATTTATATGGCATCATTCACCCTGATAAAGCGCAGGTTGTTGAACCTACCTCAAAGGAGCAAGATGAACAAATCGCGGCGGAAATCAAGTTAGCAGTAGATGTAGCAATTGAGCATTGCAGCGAACGTCAAGTTGCATTTACAGGTGAGGATATTGAAAAGTTTGTCATCGCCGAAGTCAAGCCATTTAGCATCCATCAGTTAGAGGGTGCGATCGCCACGCATCCCGAACTAATTAAAACTTACGACGGACGACGACGGTACACAACCCAAACAGCTTTAGCTAGAGAACTCGCTACCATCAAGCTGATGCAGCAGGGTAAAGGGCTATGCAGTGCGATCGCTACTTCAGAAACTATAGATAGTTACTTGGCAGATAAAAGCTTAACTTCAGGGCAAAGAGAAGCGATCGCCCTTACAGCAACAAGCACTGACCAATTTATTGCATGGCAAGGAGTAGCAGGGGCAGGTAAGACTTACGTTTTAAATGAGTTAAAACAGCTAATCCAAGTGCTGCAAGAAGTTACCGAATCAGGCGAAATAACTCTACTAGCTGGATATGCCCCAAGTAAGGAAGCAACTAAGGTACTGGGAAAGGAGGTAGGAATTGAAACTAATACTGTTGCAAGTTTACTGCTCTCCAAGCAGCCAGAAGAACCTCAACCCAACCAACTTTGGATTGTAGATGAAGCTGGGATGCTCAGTGCCAAAGACGGCTATGCCTTGCTGCAAAGAGCAACAGCAGTAGGAGCAAGAGTCATACTCGTAGGCGATACGCGACAATTAAGTGCCGTTGAAGCTGGAAATCCCTTTAAAAGCCTGCAACAAGCTGGAATTAGTACAGCACACCTTAACCAATCACTACGGCAAAAAGTCCCGGATTTGCAACAGGCAGCCTCCTTAGCGGCGGCGGGAAATCATTTTGATGCCGTGCAACACCTTTTAGAGGTAGGTAGGGTACAAGAAATCTCCGAGCTTGAGCAAAGGAGTACGCTGATTGCTCAAGACTACTTACAACTAAGCCCAGAGCAACGGCGAACTACTTTAGTTTTAGCTGGAACTCATAAAGAAAAAGCCCAGATTATGCAGGATCTTCGGATCGGGCTAAAGCAGGAGGGAACACTTGTAGGCGAGGATGCTGTTGTAACCAGGCTTAAACAAAAAGACCTGACGACCGTGCAAGCTCGATATCGCCATCACTACAACATCGGTGATGTAGTCATACCTTTACGGGAGTACAAACGAGCAGGACTACATAAAGACCGAGCTTATGCTGTATGTGGTTACGAGTCTGACAAGCTAGTTTTGAGTGATTGGTCAGGCAACCAAGTGGCTGTTGACCCAATGAAGTTTCGCAAAACTGTCTACACCCAACAAAACATTGAGGTCTGTGTTGGAGAACAACTGAGATGGACAAGAGAGGACAAACAAAGTAGACGTAGCAATCGAGATGAATTTACAGTCCTAGCGATTGAGGGGAGGACGGCAACGATTCGCTACCCTAATGGCAGAGAGGAATCGCTGTATTTAGACGAGCCTCTACCTCTTGATTATGCGATCGCATCGACAACCTATAGCAGCCAAGGCAAAACTGCCGATAGAGTATTAGTTTCCTCCACAGTTGATGCGACAGTAAGCTCCGAAAGCGTTTACAGCAGTTCTTGA
- a CDS encoding IS630 family transposase, whose product MRVEYWHEIGAVNLEDLVFVDETGSNLAMTRRYARSVRGSRAYNHAPYGRGQNVTLIGAMALRGLVGEITFPGATDALAFKTYVTQVLVPNLWTGACVVMDNLPAHKVNGIREAIESVGATVIYLSPYSPDFSPIENCWSKVKEFLRARAARTYAQLDQAITDALAAVTLQDIIGWFTHCCCYVSPN is encoded by the coding sequence TTGCGGGTAGAATATTGGCATGAAATTGGAGCAGTCAACTTGGAGGATTTGGTGTTTGTAGATGAGACAGGCTCCAACTTAGCAATGACACGGCGTTATGCCCGTTCTGTCCGAGGCAGCCGCGCCTATAACCACGCTCCTTACGGGCGCGGACAAAATGTAACATTGATTGGTGCAATGGCGCTACGGGGGCTGGTAGGTGAAATTACTTTTCCCGGTGCAACTGATGCTCTAGCATTCAAGACCTATGTGACTCAGGTATTAGTGCCTAATCTCTGGACAGGCGCGTGTGTAGTTATGGATAATTTGCCCGCCCACAAAGTTAATGGTATCCGTGAGGCAATTGAATCGGTAGGCGCAACAGTCATTTATTTATCCCCCTATTCGCCAGATTTTTCACCAATTGAAAACTGTTGGTCAAAAGTCAAAGAGTTTCTGCGTGCCAGAGCGGCACGAACCTATGCTCAGTTAGACCAAGCAATTACCGATGCTCTCGCTGCGGTGACACTCCAAGACATTATTGGCTGGTTCACCCATTGCTGTTGCTATGTTTCACCCAACTGA
- a CDS encoding helix-turn-helix domain-containing protein: MKAYSTDLRQKIVDAYNQKESSQRQLARRFRVSLTFIENLLKRYRTDGTVEPRAHGGGQVAKLSPEQEAVVADLVDENNDAILVELCDQLEQRVGVRISRATMGRYVQKLKLTRKKNSARNGARQRTSTTVAGRILA; this comes from the coding sequence ATGAAAGCATACTCTACAGACCTGCGTCAGAAAATAGTTGATGCGTATAACCAAAAAGAGAGTTCCCAGAGGCAGTTGGCAAGAAGGTTTCGGGTCAGTTTGACATTTATTGAGAATTTATTAAAGCGTTATCGCACCGATGGAACCGTTGAACCCAGAGCGCATGGAGGAGGTCAAGTAGCTAAACTTAGCCCCGAACAAGAGGCGGTAGTAGCTGATTTAGTAGACGAAAATAATGATGCCATTTTGGTAGAGTTATGCGACCAACTGGAGCAACGTGTTGGAGTAAGGATCAGTCGAGCTACGATGGGACGATACGTCCAAAAGCTCAAACTTACCAGAAAAAAAAACTCTGCGCGCAACGGAGCGAGACAGCGAACGAGTACAACAGTTGCGGGTAGAATATTGGCATGA
- a CDS encoding DUF3102 domain-containing protein, whose product MISNNEAPYQFSKQPSNPATDFNYTVLESETRIVVQQHTYEIKSLMRRTANDIIRIGQKLKEVKAQLGHGHFRTWLNAEFDWSIWTATKFMQVADKFKCVKFSHLDIAPSALYELAAPSTPDFVRFEAIERASQGETITHSLAKALKAELIARQSEQVNDPPLSESIVTIDINAEALDNPSTTPSLPEVMECLNPLLESQVFDNIDTFDNQLIKHEAQKDQGVEQENSLRDKPKLNNLEEISQPSLISVSTDVNEIYIKLIDSAKAMNIEALNLIEESKLHSLIDISNLLIKRAEIALNTKR is encoded by the coding sequence ATGATTTCAAATAACGAAGCGCCTTATCAATTTTCAAAACAGCCCTCAAATCCTGCGACAGACTTTAACTATACAGTTCTTGAAAGTGAAACTCGAATTGTTGTCCAGCAACATACTTACGAAATCAAAAGCTTGATGCGTCGTACTGCTAATGACATTATTCGTATCGGACAGAAATTAAAAGAAGTTAAAGCCCAACTAGGACACGGACATTTCCGGACTTGGCTCAATGCTGAATTTGATTGGAGTATTTGGACAGCAACCAAATTTATGCAAGTGGCTGATAAATTCAAATGTGTAAAATTCTCACATTTGGACATTGCGCCCTCGGCTTTGTATGAATTAGCTGCTCCTTCCACTCCCGACTTTGTACGTTTTGAAGCTATAGAACGCGCTAGTCAGGGGGAAACGATTACTCACTCCTTAGCTAAAGCGCTTAAGGCTGAATTGATCGCTAGACAAAGTGAACAAGTAAATGATCCGCCACTTAGCGAATCAATAGTAACAATTGACATTAATGCTGAAGCTTTGGATAATCCATCAACTACTCCAAGTCTTCCAGAAGTAATGGAATGTCTAAATCCACTACTAGAATCTCAAGTTTTTGATAATATAGATACATTTGATAATCAGTTGATTAAACATGAGGCTCAGAAAGATCAAGGAGTAGAACAAGAAAATTCACTTAGGGATAAGCCTAAATTGAATAATTTAGAGGAGATATCTCAGCCATCATTAATATCAGTTTCAACGGATGTTAATGAAATTTACATAAAGTTGATTGATAGCGCAAAAGCCATGAATATTGAAGCTCTCAATTTAATAGAAGAATCAAAATTGCATTCTCTAATCGATATCTCGAATCTTTTAATCAAAAGAGCCGAGATTGCATTAAATACTAAACGGTAG
- a CDS encoding tetratricopeptide repeat protein → MDAEYIARLVKIADNLFYEKTSLHLNDVEKNILEQILIGKKFDDIQVGTFTNETLKKYWIPKLWKHLSVAFEKKILKTNVLGELQDLDKKQRKIIPCKLSINRWRLTKNTHVKDLNRFQDKEISCIKSNNSKPTPNHQNTCTDAGEQKVEDEATAQTRDWSPSVYQVAVTKSLIGTNSTSGGHTYIKYIKPGIPLLLALGVFGVWFSLSWLANWYGAKSYLAGKLPQAELGYKIALKLNPRSGATFYNQGVVYEDRQNYQQAHTQYQKAMELGLVAAYNNQARLYLSEKKYDKAVALLQISLPLAKHEDNRVKYSMLKNLGWGRLGQGRLAEADLALTQAIELQDNFSSAYCLLAQVLEQQGDNKKALKEWENCLRYAHQPQTPEEDKWMNQARQQLNIAGGIE, encoded by the coding sequence ATGGATGCTGAATATATTGCAAGGCTCGTAAAGATAGCTGATAACTTGTTTTATGAAAAAACAAGCTTGCACCTAAATGATGTGGAAAAAAATATACTTGAGCAGATTTTAATTGGAAAGAAATTTGATGACATTCAAGTGGGTACATTCACTAATGAAACTCTCAAGAAGTATTGGATTCCTAAGTTGTGGAAACATTTATCAGTAGCCTTTGAGAAAAAGATCCTTAAAACTAATGTTTTAGGAGAGTTACAAGACTTAGATAAAAAGCAGCGAAAAATAATTCCTTGTAAGCTAAGTATTAATAGGTGGAGACTGACTAAAAATACTCATGTCAAAGATTTAAATCGGTTTCAAGATAAGGAAATCTCCTGCATCAAATCTAATAACAGTAAGCCTACTCCTAATCATCAAAACACTTGTACTGATGCTGGAGAACAAAAAGTTGAGGATGAAGCTACAGCACAAACACGCGATTGGTCTCCTTCAGTTTACCAAGTAGCTGTAACTAAAAGCCTTATAGGAACTAATAGCACCTCTGGTGGGCATACCTACATAAAGTATATAAAGCCTGGCATACCATTGCTACTAGCACTTGGAGTTTTTGGTGTTTGGTTCAGCTTATCTTGGTTAGCCAATTGGTATGGAGCAAAAAGTTATTTGGCAGGAAAATTGCCACAAGCCGAGTTAGGCTATAAAATTGCCCTTAAACTTAATCCTCGGTCAGGAGCAACCTTCTACAACCAGGGTGTAGTTTACGAAGATCGACAAAACTATCAACAAGCGCACACTCAATATCAGAAAGCAATGGAGCTAGGTTTAGTTGCTGCCTATAACAATCAAGCCCGTTTATACCTTTCAGAAAAGAAGTATGACAAGGCAGTTGCTTTGTTGCAGATTAGTTTACCGTTAGCTAAACATGAAGACAATCGCGTCAAGTATAGTATGCTCAAAAATCTTGGCTGGGGGCGGTTAGGGCAAGGTCGTCTTGCAGAAGCCGACCTTGCCCTAACCCAAGCAATTGAATTGCAAGACAATTTTTCTTCTGCTTACTGTCTATTAGCACAAGTTTTAGAACAGCAAGGTGACAACAAAAAAGCGCTCAAAGAGTGGGAAAACTGTCTGAGATATGCACATCAACCTCAAACCCCAGAAGAAGATAAATGGATGAATCAAGCACGACAACAGTTAAACATAGCAGGAGGTATTGAGTGA
- a CDS encoding ISNCY family transposase, producing the protein MIGFFRNMLQTLPDKRTGKNTRYGMEDAALSAFSVFFTQTPSFLSYQRTMAATKGSSNAQSLFGVHQIPCDNQIRDLLDGVKPQCVFPVFAEILLLLKQSGELEALRSFGETLLVAMDGVEYFSSYSIHCPKCSTQTDKDGTVRYFHGAVTPVIVSPGRSTVVPMVPEFIVPQDGTDKQDCEIAAAKRWLATHAQTYRSMAITVLGDDLYCHQPFCEALHSHSFNFILTCRPDSHKTLYEHLDRISLPTVFYKRWTGKTEETYTYRYLNHVPLRDSDDALLVNWCELTVTRSDGKQLYKNAFATNHLISGQTVRAIVQSGRTRWKVENEHNNTLKTKGYNLEHNFGHGKQHLSSLLATFNLLSLLFHTLLELLDDKYRLLRQHLPTRKTFFDDLRALTRYLVFESWDHLLTFMIEGLELQIPPNSS; encoded by the coding sequence GTTCTTTCGTAATATGCTGCAAACGCTACCAGACAAGCGAACAGGCAAGAACACACGCTATGGAATGGAAGACGCAGCTTTGAGTGCGTTTAGCGTGTTTTTCACCCAAACGCCATCGTTTCTGTCGTATCAACGGACGATGGCAGCTACCAAAGGAAGCAGCAATGCCCAGAGCTTGTTTGGGGTGCATCAGATACCGTGCGACAACCAGATCCGCGACCTACTGGATGGGGTGAAACCGCAATGTGTGTTTCCCGTATTTGCGGAAATCCTGCTCTTGCTGAAGCAAAGTGGAGAGTTGGAGGCGTTGCGGTCGTTTGGAGAAACGCTATTAGTTGCAATGGATGGGGTGGAATACTTCAGTTCTTACTCAATTCATTGTCCTAAGTGTTCGACACAGACGGATAAGGATGGCACAGTGCGGTATTTCCATGGGGCAGTGACCCCTGTGATCGTTAGTCCAGGACGCTCGACAGTGGTGCCGATGGTGCCAGAGTTCATCGTGCCGCAAGATGGGACGGACAAGCAAGACTGTGAGATTGCTGCCGCGAAACGCTGGTTGGCGACTCACGCTCAGACCTATCGCTCAATGGCAATTACGGTGCTGGGAGATGACTTGTATTGTCACCAACCGTTCTGCGAAGCCTTGCATTCTCACTCATTCAACTTTATTTTGACCTGTCGTCCGGACTCCCACAAGACGCTCTATGAGCATCTTGACCGCATCTCCTTACCTACTGTCTTCTATAAACGCTGGACGGGCAAAACCGAGGAAACCTATACTTACCGCTACCTTAACCATGTTCCCCTGCGCGATAGTGATGATGCCCTGCTGGTGAACTGGTGTGAACTGACCGTGACCCGCTCGGATGGCAAGCAACTCTATAAAAATGCCTTTGCCACGAACCATCTCATTTCTGGTCAAACCGTTAGAGCCATTGTCCAATCCGGTCGCACTCGTTGGAAAGTGGAAAACGAACACAATAATACCCTTAAGACCAAAGGCTACAATCTCGAACATAATTTTGGTCATGGCAAGCAGCATCTCTCTTCCCTCCTAGCGACCTTCAACCTCCTGTCATTGCTCTTTCACACCTTGTTAGAGTTACTCGATGATAAGTACCGTCTACTGCGTCAACACTTGCCAACGCGCAAGACCTTTTTTGACGATCTGCGTGCCTTAACTCGTTACTTGGTTTTCGAGAGTTGGGATCATTTGCTCACCTTTATGATTGAGGGACTAGAGTTGCAAATCCCTCCTAACTCTAGTTAA